In the Gasterosteus aculeatus chromosome X, fGasAcu3.hap1.1, whole genome shotgun sequence genome, one interval contains:
- the LOC120808943 gene encoding pleckstrin homology domain-containing family A member 5 isoform X25 encodes MRTYYFCSDTAKEMEAWMKVMTDAALVHSEPVKRLDRLKVEQCGPQEINHVADHRPPLTQPEIHNNQLNREVDRERAPEASPAAADDERKQRDAERYGFQQDGAERGRPLTKINSVKLQPAQAAAVKASVASPQPPTEVDGSHRGPQVNGSGEHAAQDMTAVPPRRSPTPEPDRALSRTSSMQQLEHWVRTQRGRNQDDDTRSITSYQTLPRNMPSHRVPYMPHYGDGYSSMPRNSMAQRDSLCSMSPSLYEQALGPSPVDNRRSMRDDTMWQLFEWQQRQAYTRPPPPGLYRDMASPKTMINLSEHAAPSHSIPPSPSHGSLSMYGGYSPMRSYVSGARSEVSSPVYRGDASIDRRLRPQHNKYAYPPDRRSMPAGIPVQTISAQSLHGKTPEELTLLLIKLRRQQAELNSVRERTVAQLMQLNMDGDNPKNDILSHHLQRNLMFLDNQMKESDPLIVMTHTLIENSAPRPQLYHQLGPEDYRDLAYARAAEEVDIDTKLSRLCEQDKVVRTQEDKLKQLYREKHTLETALLSASQEIEMGSESPAAMQSVIQQRDLLQSGLLSTCRERSRIAAELELSWREYEKLEGDVALAKNDLLEQLEALGSPQTEPPSQQHVRIQKELWRIQDVMEALSNHKAQREADGMSLHEPMTNFSKNKNEEDDSAPPRPPLPLSYEPDPPGVPPVPPHTGVRPSTLHRPEERKRNGSHSGPDYRLYKSEPELTTVAEVDESNGEDRSEHPSDREHSGNKGSYPVGIVPPRTRSPVTDSSSIASYVTLRKSKRPDPKAGNLMERPRSALEQQLCAAESGRPRMSVEEQLDRIRRHQQGALREKKKGAHVRGAGQENTPSRSHSFTKENHYRAQSQMRRREEGICCIDELEASLRLQEVVRDQETPAEEIARLKEASQDDHLNMDRELSVPDKVLIPERYVESDPEEALSPEQEADKQRKVDRIKALIAKNSMQNALPSMALSPEEETEVEVTVQEKEKMINISYELAAEASKRSKLVAVNRLSSSSSPLPQPSNTPPQLPDGSHFMCV; translated from the exons ATGCGGACGTACTATTTTTGCTCGGACACGGCCAAAGAGATGGAGGCTTGGATGAAAGTAATGACCGATGCTGCGCTTGTGCATTCCGAGCCGGTCAAGAG GTTGGACAGGCTAAAGGTGGAGCAGTGCGGGCCGCAAGAGATCAATCACGTGGCCGACCACCGACCTCCGCTCACGCAGCCCGAAATCCACAACAATCAACTGAACCGTGAGGTGGACCGCGAGCGCGCCCCAGAAGCCTCCCCCGCCGCAGCGGACGATGAGCGAAAGCAGCGGGACGCCGAGCGCTACGGCTTCCAGCAGGACGGGGCGGAGCGCGGCCGCCCACTCACCAAGATCAACAGCGTCAAGCTGCAGCCGGCGCAGGCGGCAGCCGTCAAGGCCAGCGTCGCCTCGCCGCAGCCTCCGACCGAGGTGGACGGGTCGCACCGTGGCCCCCAGGTCAACGGATCGGGGGAGCACGCCGCGCAGGACATGACTGCGGTCCCTCCTCGCCGAAGTCCCACTCCCGAGCCGGACCGCGCGCTGAGCAGGACCAGCTCCATGCAGCAACTAGAGCACTGGGTCCGCACCCAGAGGGGCCGTAACCAGGACGATGACACCAGGAG CATCACGTCCTATCAGACGCTGCCTAGAAACATGCCGAGCCACCGGGTGCCCTACATGCCTCACTACGGCGACGGCTACAGCAGCATGCCCAGGAATAGCATGGCGCAGAGGGACAGCCTCTGCAGCATGTCGCCCTCGTTGTACGAGCAGGCGCTGGGTCCCTCGCCGGTGGACAACCGGCGCTCCATGCGCGACGACACCATGTGGCAGCTGTTTGAGTGGCAGCAGCGGCAGGCCTACaccaggccgccgccgccgggcctCTACAGAGACATGGCCAGTCCCAAAACCATGATCAACCTGTCGGAACACGCCGCGCCGAGCCACTCCATCCCCCCGTCGCCCTCCCACGGCTCGCTGTCCATGTACGGCGGCTACTCCCCCATGCGCTCCTACGTCAGCGGCGCCCGCTCTGAGGTGTCCTCTCCCGTCTACAGAGGGGACGCCAGCATCGACAGGCGGCTCAGGCCGCAGCACAACAAG TACGCCTACCCACCGGATAGGAGGTCGATGCCTGCAGGGATCCCAGTTCAGACCATCAGCGCCCAGTCGCTCCACGGCAAAACA CCTGAGGAACTGACTCTGCTGCTCATAAAGCTGCGGCGGCAGCAGGCAGAGCTAAACAGTGTCCGGGAGCGCACCGTAGCACAGCTTATGCAACTAAACATGGACGGAGACAACCCAAAG AACGACATTCTCTCCCATCACCTCCAAAGGAACCTCATGTTTTTGGACAATCAG ATGAAGGAAAGTGACCCTTTAATCGTCATGACTCACACTTTGATTGAGAACTCTGCCCCGAGGCCTCAACTTTACCACCAA CTGGGTCCAGAAGACTACAGGGATCTGGCCTACGCACGCGCGGCGGAAGAAGTCGACATCGAT ACCAAACTGAGCCGGTTGTGCGAGCAGGACAAAGTGGTGAGGACTCAGGAGGACAAACTTAAGCAGCTGTACCGAGAGAAG CACACCCTGGAGACGGCGCTGCTTTCAGCCAGCCAGGAGATCGAGATGGGCTCTGAAAGCCCTGCTGCCATGCAGAGTGTTATCCAGCAGAGAGACTTGCTGCAGAGCGGCCTGCTCAGCACCTGCAGAGAGCGCTCCAGAATCGCTGCT GAGTTGGAGCTGTCCTGGAGGGAGTACGAGAAGCTGGAAGGAGACGTGGCTCTGGCTAAGAACGACCTGCTGGAACAGCTGGAAGCACTGGGAAGCCCTCAG ACGGAGCCTCCCAGCCAGCAGCATGTCCGCATCCAAAAAGAACTTTGGAGGATTCAAGATGTGATGGAGGCCCTCAGCAACCACAAAGCTCAGCGAGAGGCTGATGGTATGAGCTTGCACGAGCCCATGACCAACTTCAGCAAGAATAAAAACGAG GAGGACGACTCTGCTCCCCCACGGccgcccctccccctttcctaTGAGCCCGACCCCCCCGGCGTGCCCCCTGTGCCCCCTCATACTGGTGTGCGCCCTTCAACGCTCCACAGGcccgaggagaggaagaggaacggCTCGCACAGC GGCCCAGACTACCGGCTGTATAAGAGTGAACCGGAGCTCACCACGGTGGCTGAAGTGGATGAGAGCAATGGAGAAGACAGATCTGAACACCCTTCTGATAGAGAACATTCTGGAAACAAAG GGTCCTACCCAGTGGGCATTGTGCCACCCAGGACCAGATCTCCAGTGACGGACTCCTCTTCAATCGCTTCATATGTTACTTTAAGGAAGAGCAAGAGGCCAGATCCCAAGGCGGGGAATCTAATG GAGCGTCCTCGCAGCGCAttggagcagcagctgtgtgccGCGGAGAGCGGGCGGCCCCGGATGAgtgtggaggagcagctggacagGATCCGCCGCCACCAGCAGGGTGCCCtccgggagaagaagaagggcgCCCACGTCCGGGGCGCCGGCCAAGAAAACACGCCCTCTCGCAGTCACTCGTTCACAAAGGAGAACCATTATCGCGCACAG TCCCAAATGAGGCGCAGAGAAGAGGGGATATGTTGCATTGATGAGCTGGAGGCCTCGCTCCGGCTGCAGGAGGTGGTCCGGGACCAGGAGACGCCGGCCGAGGAGATCGCCCGTCTCAAAGAAGCCTCGCAGGACGACCACTTAAATATGGACCGAGAA CTGTCCGTGCCTGACAAAGTGCTGATCCCTGAGCGTTACGTGGAGTCCGACCCCGAGGAGGCCCTGAGCCCTGAGCAGGAGGCTGATAAGCAGAGGAAAGTTGATCGCATCAAAGCCCTCATTGCCAAAAACAG CATGCAGAATGCGCTGCCTAGTATGGCGCTCAGCCCCGAGGAGGAGACTGAAGTGGAGGTCACCGTacaggagaaagagaagatgatTAATATCTCCTACGAGCTGGCGGCAGAGGCCTCCAAACGCAGCAAGCTGGTAGCAG TGAACCGCCTgtcgtcctcttcctcaccccTTCCACAGCCATCTAACACACCCCCTCAACTCCCTGACGGGTCTCActtcatgtgtgtgtag
- the LOC120808943 gene encoding pleckstrin homology domain-containing family A member 5 isoform X13 has product MAADIQPEWISGLPSSWSYGVTRDGRVFFINEEAKSTTWLHPVRGEALITGHRSTPDLPTGWEEGYTFEGARCFINHNERKVTCKHPVSNLSSQDNCIFVVNEQSASKVPANEKKDRPLSTMTEASNYTGSSDFAANPTNTAERPSRPSKKIHNFGKRSNSIRRNPSAPVIRRNWLYKQDSTGMKLWKKRWFVLSDLCLFYYRDEKEEGILGSILLPSFRVSMLSVDDHINRKYAFKATHPNMRTYYFCSDTAKEMEAWMKVMTDAALVHSEPVKRLDRLKVEQCGPQEINHVADHRPPLTQPEIHNNQLNREVDRERAPEASPAAADDERKQRDAERYGFQQDGAERGRPLTKINSVKLQPAQAAAVKASVASPQPPTEVDGSHRGPQVNGSGEHAAQDMTAVPPRRSPTPEPDRALSRTSSMQQLEHWVRTQRGRNQDDDTRSITSYQTLPRNMPSHRVPYMPHYGDGYSSMPRNSMAQRDSLCSMSPSLYEQALGPSPVDNRRSMRDDTMWQLFEWQQRQAYTRPPPPGLYRDMASPKTMINLSEHAAPSHSIPPSPSHGSLSMYGGYSPMRSYVSGARSEVSSPVYRGDASIDRRLRPQHNKYAYPPDRRSMPAGIPVQTISAQSLHGKTLGPEDYRDLAYARAAEEVDIDTKLSRLCEQDKVVRTQEDKLKQLYREKHTLETALLSASQEIEMGSESPAAMQSVIQQRDLLQSGLLSTCRERSRIAAELELSWREYEKLEGDVALAKNDLLEQLEALGSPQTEPPSQQHVRIQKELWRIQDVMEALSNHKAQREADGMSLHEPMTNFSKNKNEEDDSAPPRPPLPLSYEPDPPGVPPVPPHTGVRPSTLHRPEERKRNGSHSGPDYRLYKSEPELTTVAEVDESNGEDRSEHPSDREHSGNKGSYPVGIVPPRTRSPVTDSSSIASYVTLRKSKRPDPKAGNLMERPRSALEQQLCAAESGRPRMSVEEQLDRIRRHQQGALREKKKGAHVRGAGQENTPSRSHSFTKENHYRAQSQMRRREEGICCIDELEASLRLQEVVRDQETPAEEIARLKEASQDDHLNMDRELSVPDKVLIPERYVESDPEEALSPEQEADKQRKVDRIKALIAKNSMQNALPSMALSPEEETEVEVTVQEKEKMINISYELAAEASKRSKLVAVNRLSSSSSPLPQPSNTPPQLPDGSHFMCV; this is encoded by the exons TCACAATGAGCGGAAGGTGACCTGCAAGCATCCGGTCTCAAACTTATCCTCGCAAGACAACTGCATCTTTGTCGTCAACGAACA ATCTGCCTCCAAAGTGCCGGCGAATGAGAAGAAGGATCGGCCACTAAGCACCATGACTGAAGCCTCCAACTACACAGGCAGTTCGGACTTTGCCGCAAACCCCACCAACACGGCAGAGCGA CCATCGAGACCTTCCAAAAAAATCCACAACTTTGGGAAGAGATCCAACTCCATCAGGAGGAATCCCAGTGCGCCAGTTATCAGGAGGAACTGGCTTTATAAACAG GACAGCACGGGGATGAAGCTGTGGAAGAAGCGGTGGTTCGTGCTGTCTGACCTGTGCCTCTTCTACTACAGAG ACGAAAAGGAAGAGGGGATTCTTGGCAGCATCCTCCTGCCGAGCTTCCGTGTGTCCATGCTGTCTGTGGACGACCACATCAACAGGAAATATGCCTTCAAG GCAACGCATCCCAACATGCGGACGTACTATTTTTGCTCGGACACGGCCAAAGAGATGGAGGCTTGGATGAAAGTAATGACCGATGCTGCGCTTGTGCATTCCGAGCCGGTCAAGAG GTTGGACAGGCTAAAGGTGGAGCAGTGCGGGCCGCAAGAGATCAATCACGTGGCCGACCACCGACCTCCGCTCACGCAGCCCGAAATCCACAACAATCAACTGAACCGTGAGGTGGACCGCGAGCGCGCCCCAGAAGCCTCCCCCGCCGCAGCGGACGATGAGCGAAAGCAGCGGGACGCCGAGCGCTACGGCTTCCAGCAGGACGGGGCGGAGCGCGGCCGCCCACTCACCAAGATCAACAGCGTCAAGCTGCAGCCGGCGCAGGCGGCAGCCGTCAAGGCCAGCGTCGCCTCGCCGCAGCCTCCGACCGAGGTGGACGGGTCGCACCGTGGCCCCCAGGTCAACGGATCGGGGGAGCACGCCGCGCAGGACATGACTGCGGTCCCTCCTCGCCGAAGTCCCACTCCCGAGCCGGACCGCGCGCTGAGCAGGACCAGCTCCATGCAGCAACTAGAGCACTGGGTCCGCACCCAGAGGGGCCGTAACCAGGACGATGACACCAGGAG CATCACGTCCTATCAGACGCTGCCTAGAAACATGCCGAGCCACCGGGTGCCCTACATGCCTCACTACGGCGACGGCTACAGCAGCATGCCCAGGAATAGCATGGCGCAGAGGGACAGCCTCTGCAGCATGTCGCCCTCGTTGTACGAGCAGGCGCTGGGTCCCTCGCCGGTGGACAACCGGCGCTCCATGCGCGACGACACCATGTGGCAGCTGTTTGAGTGGCAGCAGCGGCAGGCCTACaccaggccgccgccgccgggcctCTACAGAGACATGGCCAGTCCCAAAACCATGATCAACCTGTCGGAACACGCCGCGCCGAGCCACTCCATCCCCCCGTCGCCCTCCCACGGCTCGCTGTCCATGTACGGCGGCTACTCCCCCATGCGCTCCTACGTCAGCGGCGCCCGCTCTGAGGTGTCCTCTCCCGTCTACAGAGGGGACGCCAGCATCGACAGGCGGCTCAGGCCGCAGCACAACAAG TACGCCTACCCACCGGATAGGAGGTCGATGCCTGCAGGGATCCCAGTTCAGACCATCAGCGCCCAGTCGCTCCACGGCAAAACA CTGGGTCCAGAAGACTACAGGGATCTGGCCTACGCACGCGCGGCGGAAGAAGTCGACATCGAT ACCAAACTGAGCCGGTTGTGCGAGCAGGACAAAGTGGTGAGGACTCAGGAGGACAAACTTAAGCAGCTGTACCGAGAGAAG CACACCCTGGAGACGGCGCTGCTTTCAGCCAGCCAGGAGATCGAGATGGGCTCTGAAAGCCCTGCTGCCATGCAGAGTGTTATCCAGCAGAGAGACTTGCTGCAGAGCGGCCTGCTCAGCACCTGCAGAGAGCGCTCCAGAATCGCTGCT GAGTTGGAGCTGTCCTGGAGGGAGTACGAGAAGCTGGAAGGAGACGTGGCTCTGGCTAAGAACGACCTGCTGGAACAGCTGGAAGCACTGGGAAGCCCTCAG ACGGAGCCTCCCAGCCAGCAGCATGTCCGCATCCAAAAAGAACTTTGGAGGATTCAAGATGTGATGGAGGCCCTCAGCAACCACAAAGCTCAGCGAGAGGCTGATGGTATGAGCTTGCACGAGCCCATGACCAACTTCAGCAAGAATAAAAACGAG GAGGACGACTCTGCTCCCCCACGGccgcccctccccctttcctaTGAGCCCGACCCCCCCGGCGTGCCCCCTGTGCCCCCTCATACTGGTGTGCGCCCTTCAACGCTCCACAGGcccgaggagaggaagaggaacggCTCGCACAGC GGCCCAGACTACCGGCTGTATAAGAGTGAACCGGAGCTCACCACGGTGGCTGAAGTGGATGAGAGCAATGGAGAAGACAGATCTGAACACCCTTCTGATAGAGAACATTCTGGAAACAAAG GGTCCTACCCAGTGGGCATTGTGCCACCCAGGACCAGATCTCCAGTGACGGACTCCTCTTCAATCGCTTCATATGTTACTTTAAGGAAGAGCAAGAGGCCAGATCCCAAGGCGGGGAATCTAATG GAGCGTCCTCGCAGCGCAttggagcagcagctgtgtgccGCGGAGAGCGGGCGGCCCCGGATGAgtgtggaggagcagctggacagGATCCGCCGCCACCAGCAGGGTGCCCtccgggagaagaagaagggcgCCCACGTCCGGGGCGCCGGCCAAGAAAACACGCCCTCTCGCAGTCACTCGTTCACAAAGGAGAACCATTATCGCGCACAG TCCCAAATGAGGCGCAGAGAAGAGGGGATATGTTGCATTGATGAGCTGGAGGCCTCGCTCCGGCTGCAGGAGGTGGTCCGGGACCAGGAGACGCCGGCCGAGGAGATCGCCCGTCTCAAAGAAGCCTCGCAGGACGACCACTTAAATATGGACCGAGAA CTGTCCGTGCCTGACAAAGTGCTGATCCCTGAGCGTTACGTGGAGTCCGACCCCGAGGAGGCCCTGAGCCCTGAGCAGGAGGCTGATAAGCAGAGGAAAGTTGATCGCATCAAAGCCCTCATTGCCAAAAACAG CATGCAGAATGCGCTGCCTAGTATGGCGCTCAGCCCCGAGGAGGAGACTGAAGTGGAGGTCACCGTacaggagaaagagaagatgatTAATATCTCCTACGAGCTGGCGGCAGAGGCCTCCAAACGCAGCAAGCTGGTAGCAG TGAACCGCCTgtcgtcctcttcctcaccccTTCCACAGCCATCTAACACACCCCCTCAACTCCCTGACGGGTCTCActtcatgtgtgtgtag
- the LOC120808943 gene encoding pleckstrin homology domain-containing family A member 5 isoform X16, translating to MLQECQRSASKVPANEKKDRPLSTMTEASNYTGSSDFAANPTNTAERPSRPSKKIHNFGKRSNSIRRNPSAPVIRRNWLYKQDSTGMKLWKKRWFVLSDLCLFYYRDEKEEGILGSILLPSFRVSMLSVDDHINRKYAFKATHPNMRTYYFCSDTAKEMEAWMKVMTDAALVHSEPVKRLDRLKVEQCGPQEINHVADHRPPLTQPEIHNNQLNREVDRERAPEASPAAADDERKQRDAERYGFQQDGAERGRPLTKINSVKLQPAQAAAVKASVASPQPPTEVDGSHRGPQVNGSGEHAAQDMTAVPPRRSPTPEPDRALSRTSSMQQLEHWVRTQRGRNQDDDTRSITSYQTLPRNMPSHRVPYMPHYGDGYSSMPRNSMAQRDSLCSMSPSLYEQALGPSPVDNRRSMRDDTMWQLFEWQQRQAYTRPPPPGLYRDMASPKTMINLSEHAAPSHSIPPSPSHGSLSMYGGYSPMRSYVSGARSEVSSPVYRGDASIDRRLRPQHNKYAYPPDRRSMPAGIPVQTISAQSLHGKTPEELTLLLIKLRRQQAELNSVRERTVAQLMQLNMDGDNPKNDILSHHLQRNLMFLDNQMKESDPLIVMTHTLIENSAPRPQLYHQLGPEDYRDLAYARAAEEVDIDTKLSRLCEQDKVVRTQEDKLKQLYREKHTLETALLSASQEIEMGSESPAAMQSVIQQRDLLQSGLLSTCRERSRIAAELELSWREYEKLEGDVALAKNDLLEQLEALGSPQTEPPSQQHVRIQKELWRIQDVMEALSNHKAQREADGMSLHEPMTNFSKNKNEEDDSAPPRPPLPLSYEPDPPGVPPVPPHTGVRPSTLHRPEERKRNGSHSGPDYRLYKSEPELTTVAEVDESNGEDRSEHPSDREHSGNKGSYPVGIVPPRTRSPVTDSSSIASYVTLRKSKRPDPKAGNLMERPRSALEQQLCAAESGRPRMSVEEQLDRIRRHQQGALREKKKGAHVRGAGQENTPSRSHSFTKENHYRAQSQMRRREEGICCIDELEASLRLQEVVRDQETPAEEIARLKEASQDDHLNMDRELSVPDKVLIPERYVESDPEEALSPEQEADKQRKVDRIKALIAKNSMQNALPSMALSPEEETEVEVTVQEKEKMINISYELAAEASKRSKLVAVNRLSSSSSPLPQPSNTPPQLPDGSHFMCV from the exons ATGCTGCAGGAGTGTCAAAG ATCTGCCTCCAAAGTGCCGGCGAATGAGAAGAAGGATCGGCCACTAAGCACCATGACTGAAGCCTCCAACTACACAGGCAGTTCGGACTTTGCCGCAAACCCCACCAACACGGCAGAGCGA CCATCGAGACCTTCCAAAAAAATCCACAACTTTGGGAAGAGATCCAACTCCATCAGGAGGAATCCCAGTGCGCCAGTTATCAGGAGGAACTGGCTTTATAAACAG GACAGCACGGGGATGAAGCTGTGGAAGAAGCGGTGGTTCGTGCTGTCTGACCTGTGCCTCTTCTACTACAGAG ACGAAAAGGAAGAGGGGATTCTTGGCAGCATCCTCCTGCCGAGCTTCCGTGTGTCCATGCTGTCTGTGGACGACCACATCAACAGGAAATATGCCTTCAAG GCAACGCATCCCAACATGCGGACGTACTATTTTTGCTCGGACACGGCCAAAGAGATGGAGGCTTGGATGAAAGTAATGACCGATGCTGCGCTTGTGCATTCCGAGCCGGTCAAGAG GTTGGACAGGCTAAAGGTGGAGCAGTGCGGGCCGCAAGAGATCAATCACGTGGCCGACCACCGACCTCCGCTCACGCAGCCCGAAATCCACAACAATCAACTGAACCGTGAGGTGGACCGCGAGCGCGCCCCAGAAGCCTCCCCCGCCGCAGCGGACGATGAGCGAAAGCAGCGGGACGCCGAGCGCTACGGCTTCCAGCAGGACGGGGCGGAGCGCGGCCGCCCACTCACCAAGATCAACAGCGTCAAGCTGCAGCCGGCGCAGGCGGCAGCCGTCAAGGCCAGCGTCGCCTCGCCGCAGCCTCCGACCGAGGTGGACGGGTCGCACCGTGGCCCCCAGGTCAACGGATCGGGGGAGCACGCCGCGCAGGACATGACTGCGGTCCCTCCTCGCCGAAGTCCCACTCCCGAGCCGGACCGCGCGCTGAGCAGGACCAGCTCCATGCAGCAACTAGAGCACTGGGTCCGCACCCAGAGGGGCCGTAACCAGGACGATGACACCAGGAG CATCACGTCCTATCAGACGCTGCCTAGAAACATGCCGAGCCACCGGGTGCCCTACATGCCTCACTACGGCGACGGCTACAGCAGCATGCCCAGGAATAGCATGGCGCAGAGGGACAGCCTCTGCAGCATGTCGCCCTCGTTGTACGAGCAGGCGCTGGGTCCCTCGCCGGTGGACAACCGGCGCTCCATGCGCGACGACACCATGTGGCAGCTGTTTGAGTGGCAGCAGCGGCAGGCCTACaccaggccgccgccgccgggcctCTACAGAGACATGGCCAGTCCCAAAACCATGATCAACCTGTCGGAACACGCCGCGCCGAGCCACTCCATCCCCCCGTCGCCCTCCCACGGCTCGCTGTCCATGTACGGCGGCTACTCCCCCATGCGCTCCTACGTCAGCGGCGCCCGCTCTGAGGTGTCCTCTCCCGTCTACAGAGGGGACGCCAGCATCGACAGGCGGCTCAGGCCGCAGCACAACAAG TACGCCTACCCACCGGATAGGAGGTCGATGCCTGCAGGGATCCCAGTTCAGACCATCAGCGCCCAGTCGCTCCACGGCAAAACA CCTGAGGAACTGACTCTGCTGCTCATAAAGCTGCGGCGGCAGCAGGCAGAGCTAAACAGTGTCCGGGAGCGCACCGTAGCACAGCTTATGCAACTAAACATGGACGGAGACAACCCAAAG AACGACATTCTCTCCCATCACCTCCAAAGGAACCTCATGTTTTTGGACAATCAG ATGAAGGAAAGTGACCCTTTAATCGTCATGACTCACACTTTGATTGAGAACTCTGCCCCGAGGCCTCAACTTTACCACCAA CTGGGTCCAGAAGACTACAGGGATCTGGCCTACGCACGCGCGGCGGAAGAAGTCGACATCGAT ACCAAACTGAGCCGGTTGTGCGAGCAGGACAAAGTGGTGAGGACTCAGGAGGACAAACTTAAGCAGCTGTACCGAGAGAAG CACACCCTGGAGACGGCGCTGCTTTCAGCCAGCCAGGAGATCGAGATGGGCTCTGAAAGCCCTGCTGCCATGCAGAGTGTTATCCAGCAGAGAGACTTGCTGCAGAGCGGCCTGCTCAGCACCTGCAGAGAGCGCTCCAGAATCGCTGCT GAGTTGGAGCTGTCCTGGAGGGAGTACGAGAAGCTGGAAGGAGACGTGGCTCTGGCTAAGAACGACCTGCTGGAACAGCTGGAAGCACTGGGAAGCCCTCAG ACGGAGCCTCCCAGCCAGCAGCATGTCCGCATCCAAAAAGAACTTTGGAGGATTCAAGATGTGATGGAGGCCCTCAGCAACCACAAAGCTCAGCGAGAGGCTGATGGTATGAGCTTGCACGAGCCCATGACCAACTTCAGCAAGAATAAAAACGAG GAGGACGACTCTGCTCCCCCACGGccgcccctccccctttcctaTGAGCCCGACCCCCCCGGCGTGCCCCCTGTGCCCCCTCATACTGGTGTGCGCCCTTCAACGCTCCACAGGcccgaggagaggaagaggaacggCTCGCACAGC GGCCCAGACTACCGGCTGTATAAGAGTGAACCGGAGCTCACCACGGTGGCTGAAGTGGATGAGAGCAATGGAGAAGACAGATCTGAACACCCTTCTGATAGAGAACATTCTGGAAACAAAG GGTCCTACCCAGTGGGCATTGTGCCACCCAGGACCAGATCTCCAGTGACGGACTCCTCTTCAATCGCTTCATATGTTACTTTAAGGAAGAGCAAGAGGCCAGATCCCAAGGCGGGGAATCTAATG GAGCGTCCTCGCAGCGCAttggagcagcagctgtgtgccGCGGAGAGCGGGCGGCCCCGGATGAgtgtggaggagcagctggacagGATCCGCCGCCACCAGCAGGGTGCCCtccgggagaagaagaagggcgCCCACGTCCGGGGCGCCGGCCAAGAAAACACGCCCTCTCGCAGTCACTCGTTCACAAAGGAGAACCATTATCGCGCACAG TCCCAAATGAGGCGCAGAGAAGAGGGGATATGTTGCATTGATGAGCTGGAGGCCTCGCTCCGGCTGCAGGAGGTGGTCCGGGACCAGGAGACGCCGGCCGAGGAGATCGCCCGTCTCAAAGAAGCCTCGCAGGACGACCACTTAAATATGGACCGAGAA CTGTCCGTGCCTGACAAAGTGCTGATCCCTGAGCGTTACGTGGAGTCCGACCCCGAGGAGGCCCTGAGCCCTGAGCAGGAGGCTGATAAGCAGAGGAAAGTTGATCGCATCAAAGCCCTCATTGCCAAAAACAG CATGCAGAATGCGCTGCCTAGTATGGCGCTCAGCCCCGAGGAGGAGACTGAAGTGGAGGTCACCGTacaggagaaagagaagatgatTAATATCTCCTACGAGCTGGCGGCAGAGGCCTCCAAACGCAGCAAGCTGGTAGCAG TGAACCGCCTgtcgtcctcttcctcaccccTTCCACAGCCATCTAACACACCCCCTCAACTCCCTGACGGGTCTCActtcatgtgtgtgtag